GAGAACCAGGAGGGCTCGAAGTTCTCCGGTGGCATGGGCCAGCTCCAGCGCGGACCCGAGATCACCGAGGTGCGCTGAGCGGATACGGGCAGCCGCCCGGCACAGCTGAAGGCCGGTGGGCCGTACCACCCGGAAACGGGGTACGGCCCACCGGCCTTTCCGCGTCCCGGAGCAGGTCATGGGCGTGCGACGGGCAGGCCCCGGGCGTACGGCGGGAGCGCGTATGGGGCGCGTATGGGGCACGTATGTGCGCCGTCAAGGGCTCGCCCATCCCCGTAAGGAAGTCATCAACGCAGGCCAGGACTGCTGTGGTGCGGGGTTTGCTCATGAGGTCCGAGAATCCGTACCTCATTCAGGAGCTCACGATGGCCGATGTGGCCTTCGTCGTCATCACGATCGCGGTGTTCGCGTTGGTGGCTGTCGTTGCCAAGGGGGTGGCGAAGCTGTGACTGCCGAGAACGTTGTCGGTCTGATCGTGGCCGTTGCCCTGCTGGGCTATCTCGTCCTCGCCCTTCTGTATCCGGAGAGGTTCTGAGCCCGATATGAGCCCTGTCCTCGCTGGTGTGCTCCAGTTGCTCGCGCTCGTTGTGGCGTTGGGTCTGGCATACCGTCCGCTTGGTGACTACATGGCCGCCGTCTACTCCTCGAAGAAGCATCTGCGGGTCGAGAAGTGGATATACAAGGCCATCGGTGCCGATCCGAATACGGAGATGCGCTGGCCCGCGTATCTGCGTGGGGTGCTCGCGTTCTCCGCGGTGAGTGTCCTTTTCCTTTATCTGCTGCAGCGTCTGCAGGGCGGTCTGCCCGGGTCGCTGGGTTTTGCGTCGATCGATCCGGATCAGGCGTTCAACACGGCGGCGTCGTTCGTGGCCAACACGAACTGGCAGTCGTATTACGGCGAGCAGGCGATGGGCCATGTCGTGCAGACCGGTGGTCTGGCGGTGCAGAACTTCGTCTCGGCGTCGGTCGGTATCGCGGTCGCGGTGGCGCTGGTGCGTGGTTTCGCCCGTTCCCGTACGGGTGAGCTGGGCAATTTCTGGTCCGATCTGGTGCGTGGCACCGTGCGGATCCTGTTGCCGGTCTCGGTGGTCGCGGCGGTGGTCCTGGTCGCGTGCGGTGCGATCCAGAACTTCTCCGGTATTCATGGTGTCGGGCAGTTCTTGGGTGGTTCGCAGGAGTGGAACGGCGGGGCGGTCGCCTCGCAGGAGGCGATCAAGGAGCTGGGCACGAACGGTGGCGGTTACTTCAACGCCAACTCGGCTCATCCGTTCGAGAATCCCGGGGGGCTCTCCAATCTTCTGGAGATTTTCCTGATTCTGGTCATTCCGTTCGCGTTGACGCGGACTTTCGGCCGGATGGTCGGTTCGCTGAAGCAGGGTTACGCGATCCTGGCGGCGATGGGTGTCATCTGGCTGGGTTTCACGGCGTTGATGATGTGGACGGAGTTCGCGCATCACGGTCCGGCGTTCGATATCGCGGGCGGGGCGATGGAGGGGAAGGAGACGCGGTTCGGGGTCGGTGGTTCGTCGATCTTCGCGGTGGCGACGACGCTGACGTCGACCGGTGCGGTGAACTCGTTCCATTCCTCGTTCACGGGTCTTGGCGGCGGGATCACGATGCTGGGCATGCAGCTGGGCGAGATCGCGCCCGGTGGTGTCGGTTCGGGTCTGTACGGCATGCTGATCATGGCGGTGATCGCGGTGTTCCTGGCGGGTCTGATGGTCGGGCGTACGCCGGAGTATCTGGGGAAGAAGATCGGCACGCGGGAGATCAAGCTCGCGGCCTGTTACATCCTGGTCACCCCGGCGCTGGTGCTGTGCTTCACCGCTGCGGCGATGGCCCTGCCCACCCCGGCCAACTCGATGACCAACTCCGGTGCGCATGGTTTCTCCGAGATTCTGTATGCGTATACGTCGGGTGCGAACAACAACGGTTCGGCGTTCGCGGGGCTGAACGCGGACACGCAGTGGTTCAACACGACGATCGGTCTTGCGATGCTGCTGGGCCGGTTCCTGCCGATCGTGTTCGTCCTGGCGCTGGCCGGCTCGCTGGCCGGGCAGAAGCCCGTCCCGGCGACCGCGGGGACCCTGGGCACGCACAAGCCGCTGTTCAGCGGGCTGCTGGTCGGCACGATCCTGATCATCACCGGTCTGACCTACTTCCCGGCCCTGGCGCTGGGGCCGCTGGCCGAAGGGCTGGCGTCATGACCACTCGTACGAAGCAAGAGGACTCGATGTCCACTGTCACCCCCACCCGGGCACCGCACCAGGACGCGCCCACGGGTCACCAGAGCGAAGGACGTGTCGGCGGGGGCCTGTTCGACCCCAAGCAGCTGATCAAGTCCTTCCCCGACGCAGTCCGCAAGCTCGATCCGCGGATGATGGTCAAGTCGCCCGTGATGTTCGTGGTGCTGATCGGTTCGGTCTTCACGACCGTACTGGCGTGTCTGAACCCGGGCGACTGGTTCGGCTGGGCGATCGCGCTCTGGCTGTGGCTGACCACGATCTTCGCGAACCTGGCGGAGGCGGTCGCCGAAGGCCGCGGCAAGGCGCAGGCCGACACACTGCGCAAGGCCAAGACCCACACGGTCGCGCGCCGGCTGTCCAAGGACGGCAGGACCGAGGAACAGGTGCCCGGCACCGAGCTGCGCATCGGTGACCTGGTCGTCTGTGAGGCGGGCGACATCATCCCCGGAGACGGTGACGTCGTCGAGGGTGTCGCCTCCGTCGACGAGTCGGCCATCACGGGTGAGTCGGCGCCGGTCATCCGGGAGTCGGGCGGTGACCGCAGTGCGGTCACCGGAGGTACGAAGGTGCTCTCCGACCGGGTCGTCATCAAGATCACGACGAAGCCGGGTGAGACCTTCATCGACCGGATGATCGCCCTGGTCGAGGGCGCGGCCCGGCAGAAGACGCCCAACGAGATCGCGCTGAACATCCTTCTCGCGTCCCTCACCATCGTCTTCCTCCTCGCCGTGGTCACTCTGCAGCCGTTCGCGATCTACGCGGGCCAGCGGCAGTCGATGATCGTGCTGACCGCACTGCTGGTCTGTCTGATTCCGACGACGATCGGTGCGCTGCTCTCCGCGATCGGCATCGCGGGCATGGACCGCCTCGTCCAGCGCAACGTCCTCGCCATGTCGGGGCGTGCCGTCGAGGCCGCAGGCGATGTGTCGACCCTGCTCCTCGACAAGACCGGAACCATCACCCTCGGCAACCGCCAGGCCTCCGAGTTCGTGCCGGTCACCGGCACCACCGAGGCCGAGGTGGCCGACGCCGCTCAACTGTCCTCGTTGGCCGACGAGACGCCCGAGGGCCGCTCCATCGTCGTGCTGGCCAAGGAGAGGTACGGGCTGCGCGAACGCCACCAGGGCGAGCTGTCCGGCGCAGAGTGGATCTCCTTCACCGCCCAGACCCGTATGTCCGGTGTGGACGTCGACGGGCGCAAGATCCGCAAGGGTGCTGCCGGTTCGGTCATCGCCTGGGTCCAGGAGCAGGGCGGAGAGGTGTCCGAGGACGCCGATACCCTTGCCAACCGGATCTCCGAAGCCGGGGGAACCCCGCTGCTCGTCGCCGTCGAGGACGCGAAGGGCGCCCGGGTCCTGGGTGTCATTCACCTCAAGGACGTCGTCAAGGAGGGCATGCGGGAGCGGTTCGACGAGCTGCGCCGCATGGGCATCAAGACCGTCATGATCACGGGTGACAACCCGTTGACGGCCAAGGCGATCGCGCAGGAGGCCGGGGTCGACGACTTCCTGGCCGAGGCGACGCCCGAGGACAAGATGGCCCTCATCAAGCGTGAGCAGGCGGGCGGCAAGCTCGTCGCGATGACCGGCGACGGCACCAACGACGCACCCGCGCTGGCGCAGGCGGATGTCGGTGTGGCGATGAACACCGGTACCTCGGCCGCCAAGGAGGCCGGGAACATGGTGGACCTGGACTCCAACCCGACCAAGCTGATCGAGATCGTCGAGATCGGCAAGCAGCTCCTGATCACGCGCGGTGCGTTGACGACGTTCTCGATCGCCAACGACGTCGCGAAGTACTTCGCGATCATCCCCGCGATGTTCGCGGTGGTCTACCCGGGCCTGGACAAGCTGAACATCATGCAGCTGTCCTCACCCGAGTCCGCGATCCTGTCCGCGGTCATCTTCAACGCGCTGATCATCATCGCGCTGGTCCCGCTCGCCCTGAAGGGCGTGCGCTACCGGCCCAGCAGCGCCGACTCGATGCTCCGGCGCAACCTCGGGATCTACGGTCTCGGCGGGCTGATCGCCCCGTTCATCGGCATCAAGATCATCGACCTGATCATCTCCCTCATCCCCGGAATCGGCTGACCTGCCATGACCTCCATGAACAACTCCGCAGGAAACACCGCCCGGCTGCTCTGGGCCGGTCTGCGCGCCCTGCTCGTCCTGACCGTGGTCTGCGGGGTGCTCTACCCGCTCGCCGTCACCGGCGTCGCCCAGGGCATCTTCCCCGACAAGGCCAACGGCTCCGAGATCACCGCGAACGGCAAGGTCGTCGGCTCCACCCTCATCGGCCAGCGCTACGACCTGCCGCTGAAGAAGGGCGAGGAGACCGCGGCCCCGGACCTCAAGTGGTTCCAGCCGCGCCCCTCCAACGGGCTCGGCGCCAACAGCGTCAACACCCAGTACAAGCTGATCCTGTCCGGCGCGACCAACCGCTCCGGCGACAACAAGGACCTGATCGACTGGGTGACCGCGGCGAAGAAGGCCGTCATCAAGGACAACTCGGTGAACGGCTACACGGTCAGGCCGTCCGACGTCCCCGCCGACGCGGTGACCTCCTCCGGCTCCGGCCTGGACCCGGCCATCTCTCCCGAGTACGCCGACATCCAGGTGCACCGCATCGCCGAGAAGAACAACCTGTCCGTCGCCCAGGTGCAGAAGCTGGTCGACGAGCACACCGACGGCCGCACCCTCGGCTTCATCGGCCAGCCGACGGTCAACGTCCTCGAACTCAACATCGCGCTCAAGCAGCTGGTGAGCGGGAGCTGAGGTCCGGGGTCCTGACGCCACTGAGGCCGGCCGCAATGGCCGGCCTCAGTGGCGTCCAGGGCCTCGGTGCCGCGCCGGTCCTCCGCCGCCGCCCTCCGGCCATTGCCCAGCCACGTGCCGGATGCACATACTGGCGGCCGACGGGACCGATCACCCATGGGGGAGAAACATGACCGACAGCATCAGCCGCACGAGCACCGGCGGGCAGAGCGGCGCTGCCGTCGCCGAGGACCCGGCCCGCGCGCCCATGGTCCGGGTCGAGGACCTGCACCGTTCGTACGGCACCGGCGCCGCGGCCGTGCACGCCCTGCGCGGGGTGTCCTTTGAGGTGCCGCGCGGCGAGCTCGTCGCGCTCAAGGGACGCTCGGGCTCCGGCAAGACGACGCTCCTCAACCTGGTCGGCGGCCTCGACAGCCCCGACGGCGGCCGGATCACCGTCGACGGCACGGACCTCGCCGCACTCGGCGAGGACGGGCTCCTGGAGCTGCGCAGGGACCGGATCGGCTTCATCTTCCAGTCGTTCGGCCTGATCCCGATCCTGACTGCCGCGGAGAACGTCGGCGTACCCATGCGGCTGCGCAAGGCGGACCCGCGCGAGCGCGAGGAGCGGGTGGCGCTGCTGCTCTCCCTGGTAGGCCTCGGCGACCATGCCGCGCAGCGGCCCGGGGAGCTCTCGGGCGGCCAGCAGCAGCGCGTGGCCATCGCCCGCGCGCTCGCCAACCGGCCCGCGCTGCTGATCGCGGACGAGCCGACGGGCCAGCTCGACGCGGAGACCGGGCTCGCGGTGATGGAGCTGCTGCGCGCGGTGGTACGGAGCGAACGGGTCACCGCGCTGGTGGCGACGCACGACGCGCAGCTGCTGGGGCTGGCGGACCGGGTGCTGGAGCTGAGCGACGGGCACATCGTCGAGCACGGGTAGCACGGACAGGACGGGCTTGAGTAGCACGGGCTCGGCCGTCCGGCTGAGGCGTCAGAATCCTGTCAATTCGGTCCCTCGTCCCACCCCTCGTCCCATTTGTCGACAATCTTCGGGGTAACTTCGAACCGGCTGCCGCATCGGACGCAGCCGGTTTCAGAGAAGACAATGGGGCCATGGCACGCGGCAAGCTTCGGATCTACCTGGGTGCAGCACCCGGCGTCGGCAAGACG
This sequence is a window from Streptomyces sp. NBC_01217. Protein-coding genes within it:
- the kdpF gene encoding K(+)-transporting ATPase subunit F; the encoded protein is MTAENVVGLIVAVALLGYLVLALLYPERF
- the kdpA gene encoding potassium-transporting ATPase subunit KdpA, with product MSPVLAGVLQLLALVVALGLAYRPLGDYMAAVYSSKKHLRVEKWIYKAIGADPNTEMRWPAYLRGVLAFSAVSVLFLYLLQRLQGGLPGSLGFASIDPDQAFNTAASFVANTNWQSYYGEQAMGHVVQTGGLAVQNFVSASVGIAVAVALVRGFARSRTGELGNFWSDLVRGTVRILLPVSVVAAVVLVACGAIQNFSGIHGVGQFLGGSQEWNGGAVASQEAIKELGTNGGGYFNANSAHPFENPGGLSNLLEIFLILVIPFALTRTFGRMVGSLKQGYAILAAMGVIWLGFTALMMWTEFAHHGPAFDIAGGAMEGKETRFGVGGSSIFAVATTLTSTGAVNSFHSSFTGLGGGITMLGMQLGEIAPGGVGSGLYGMLIMAVIAVFLAGLMVGRTPEYLGKKIGTREIKLAACYILVTPALVLCFTAAAMALPTPANSMTNSGAHGFSEILYAYTSGANNNGSAFAGLNADTQWFNTTIGLAMLLGRFLPIVFVLALAGSLAGQKPVPATAGTLGTHKPLFSGLLVGTILIITGLTYFPALALGPLAEGLAS
- the kdpB gene encoding potassium-transporting ATPase subunit KdpB, translating into MTTRTKQEDSMSTVTPTRAPHQDAPTGHQSEGRVGGGLFDPKQLIKSFPDAVRKLDPRMMVKSPVMFVVLIGSVFTTVLACLNPGDWFGWAIALWLWLTTIFANLAEAVAEGRGKAQADTLRKAKTHTVARRLSKDGRTEEQVPGTELRIGDLVVCEAGDIIPGDGDVVEGVASVDESAITGESAPVIRESGGDRSAVTGGTKVLSDRVVIKITTKPGETFIDRMIALVEGAARQKTPNEIALNILLASLTIVFLLAVVTLQPFAIYAGQRQSMIVLTALLVCLIPTTIGALLSAIGIAGMDRLVQRNVLAMSGRAVEAAGDVSTLLLDKTGTITLGNRQASEFVPVTGTTEAEVADAAQLSSLADETPEGRSIVVLAKERYGLRERHQGELSGAEWISFTAQTRMSGVDVDGRKIRKGAAGSVIAWVQEQGGEVSEDADTLANRISEAGGTPLLVAVEDAKGARVLGVIHLKDVVKEGMRERFDELRRMGIKTVMITGDNPLTAKAIAQEAGVDDFLAEATPEDKMALIKREQAGGKLVAMTGDGTNDAPALAQADVGVAMNTGTSAAKEAGNMVDLDSNPTKLIEIVEIGKQLLITRGALTTFSIANDVAKYFAIIPAMFAVVYPGLDKLNIMQLSSPESAILSAVIFNALIIIALVPLALKGVRYRPSSADSMLRRNLGIYGLGGLIAPFIGIKIIDLIISLIPGIG
- a CDS encoding potassium-transporting ATPase subunit C, which gives rise to MNNSAGNTARLLWAGLRALLVLTVVCGVLYPLAVTGVAQGIFPDKANGSEITANGKVVGSTLIGQRYDLPLKKGEETAAPDLKWFQPRPSNGLGANSVNTQYKLILSGATNRSGDNKDLIDWVTAAKKAVIKDNSVNGYTVRPSDVPADAVTSSGSGLDPAISPEYADIQVHRIAEKNNLSVAQVQKLVDEHTDGRTLGFIGQPTVNVLELNIALKQLVSGS
- a CDS encoding ABC transporter ATP-binding protein, producing MTDSISRTSTGGQSGAAVAEDPARAPMVRVEDLHRSYGTGAAAVHALRGVSFEVPRGELVALKGRSGSGKTTLLNLVGGLDSPDGGRITVDGTDLAALGEDGLLELRRDRIGFIFQSFGLIPILTAAENVGVPMRLRKADPREREERVALLLSLVGLGDHAAQRPGELSGGQQQRVAIARALANRPALLIADEPTGQLDAETGLAVMELLRAVVRSERVTALVATHDAQLLGLADRVLELSDGHIVEHG